ACTCTctatcaatgcaaactggtccataaattttacgtaTAATCTTTCtgtcaaacactccaagcactgcctcttctgctttcacaagtacacaTGCTTcgaaaccatataacaacacgggtagtatcagtatcttgTATCGTGTAAgattcgtctgtcgagaggtggccctgTCTCTAAACCgtttacttaatccaaagtagtatCTCTTTGCCAGTATTTTCCTTCGCttcatttcaaaactggtgtcattcgtttcggttacggcggtgccggggtagataaagttgttgactatctcaaagttgtgggtTCCAATATTCTCCATTTACTTTaactgctcggttgtacaagtcGTTTTGGTAGGTGTCAGTaacctgttgtgtttgcagctttgcgatgtccagctttcgtgcagtttcagatcgtacgtttctcgCCACACAAAGACGTGTGCGAACTTTTGCCGCAACAAATTAATAAACTGATTACGTCAAACTGAACCCTCTACTCTCATCTGTTAATTGCAAAGACATTTTCAGATCTAAAGATATTGATGAAATGAGTTCAGCTTTATATACTATGCTACTTGACTTTATTTCTCAATCTGtccctaaaactactttttgcaaagcatctggtcctccatggaatccaaccaatctttctaggttgaagaacaagaagaataaattatataaaaggtttaaacaCTCAGGGTCAACGTCTGACTTTTCGAAGTATTCTTTAGCAAAGGAGACATATTGGCATATGgtagttatttaaaaaaaatagaaatcaattgaaatcaaatcctacatctttttacaaatttgtgaaATCAAAGCGCCGTTGTAATAGTTTACCGAAATTTATTAGATATAAAGCTAAAATAGGTGATAACGATTCAGGTATTGCTGACATCTATGAAGAATTTTTTAAGCATTACTTACCCAgataattattataatttatgtgaaaaatatccatacacaatcaacaattcCGCTTTTATAGACGTGACTGGGATTGGCGAAAACAtagtacttgaaaatttaaggtcactgaagataacttttaatccTGGTCCAGATGGAGTTCCATCGTACATTATAAAGCATTGCGCTTTCGAACTTTCATGtcccctttgtacacttttcatccgttcattaaagcatggatatctgccggaattgtgcaagcaatcttatataagaccgttatttaaagccggaaATGGCAACGAGGTTTCTAATTACAggggcatttcaattttgaattctATTCCAAAGctattagagaaattttttattgacactatttcacatcaagcgtatgcagatgatgtaattATTTTCAGATTGacgagagactctgatgaacaTTGATGaaccttgatactctttacgaatggtgcgaccagaactttatggaacttaatatttccaaatgtaaACACATATCATTTTTAAGACtaacctctcttaaaactagctactttttggTTTAAATCAACTTGAAATAGTTTATAGCTATAATGACCTTGGATTGCTTCTAGAccaacgcttaaacttccgtcaacacatcCCAATGGTTGTACACAAAGCACGTggtgatcttgacttcatactacaatattcattctgattcgataaaatccgttcaaaaacaatttctttaattttgtctccatcgaaatgggtgggacagaagCTAATTACATTCGTATGAGTGCCGAAAACATTGCGTTTTAAATTAATTCCTGGTCAAATAGAttcttgctttcttttgagtcgaattttctttaacgatcctatcagacctaccagatattttggtcttttaaaaatttcttaatatagAACCATTTATGCAAATAATGATCCTTTTGGGCACCTATGTTATaaatttaatcaactgaaagatataaaGATCTTTCTGAGAATCGAAAAAATTAAacaggaaaattatattatttataaTTCTTAGGTTAATAAATTCgcaaatatattgttattagtaaaagttaaataaaaaaaacgtctAAAAAAGGATTACCCATATGTATATAATTTGGCAACACCACattatcgaggcgcttggaacactattctacgttcggctagtggaacgaATATTCTGTATATCAGATAAAGTATCTCGATATCAGATAAAGTAAGTTATCTGATATCGAGAAATCTTTTAAGTTATAAGGAAGACAGTTGTATAATCTAGCAATTTCGAACTCGGGTTTTAAGTGGGTTAAGTCGTGAGGTCCGTCTACATAGCGGTTACTAACTTTAGtttgattttatgagatcagaaggtcaggttcgTGCACAAATACAAAACcatcaaaaatgttttatatagcTTTAGGGTATATATGTTTAAATACCCAAGTATTTACCCATTACCCATCTCTAGCCATGGTCATATCTGACTAGAGATTGGTAATCtgttccgaccctataaagtatatatattcttgatcagcgtaaaaatctaagacgatctagccatgtccgtccgtctgttgaaatcacgctaccgtctgtaaaaacagagatattgagctgaaactttacacagattctttttttgtgcattagcaggttaaattcgaagatgggctatatcggactatatcttgatatagcacccatatagaccgatccgccgatttagagtcttaggcccataaaagtcacatatattatccgattttgctgaaatttgtgacagtgatttttgttaggccctttgacatccttcttcaatatggcccagatcggtccagatttggatatagctgccatatagaccgatccgccgatttagggtcttaggcccataaaagtcacatttattatccaatattgctgaaatttggggcagtgagttgtgatagaccatccttcttcaatatggcacagatcagttcagatttggaaatagctgtcatatagaccgatcactcgatttaaggtcttgggcccgtaaaaggcgtatttattgcatGATTGCgcagaaatttgcgacagtgagttgtgtgaggctcttcaacatttttctgcaacttggcccaaatcagtccacatagaccgatatctcgatttaaaatcttggctccataaaaggcgcatttataatccgatttcactgaaaagtgacacagtgaattatgctagacttttcgacgtccgtgtcgtatatggttcagatcagttaatttttacatatagctactaaaaagaccaacattttgttatacacaattgaacattgatttgtacttattagtatttggtccaaatctgaatatatttcgatataactgctatgggggataacgtatgcaatttccactggattttgaggaaagatggtttacatatatacctacccgaggtggtgggtatccaaagttcggcacggccgaacctccattttacttcttccccaatattttttattttagtccttGTTGTCATGGTTGTTCAATATATTCCATAGGAgggttttggaggtggcgcgCCCACACTTTGTTTATAAGTTAGCACGGAGTAGGGTCCGCCTACCCCTGGAAGTATCCTGTTTTCACTACGCGGCAATTTTGCACcatttaaaagaaaatcaagaaaatcggttcagccgtttttgaacctatgcggaacaaacaaacacaatttgatttttatatataaaaaaattaggatTGCATATCAATATATCCAGGTGTTAAAAATGAAACTCATAAcatgattagtatacccccatcctatggagggttCCTAAATTAGGAACCCTCCTAGTGTAGCCGCTTACTGTGCTCTTTGAAATCAATTCATGCTTGCAAATAGCAATTGCATAAAGTaaagtataaaatattttttaataattgccAATGTAATTTCTTTGcagtaaattttattgaaaatactcTTTTCTCCTTGTTATTCTATTTGCTTTTACTATGAAATAtgtaatattgtcattatgtaTGGGAATATAATCAGCTAATTAATCGTTTACCAGGAGGCAAGACATATTTCACAGCAAAAAACATGCACTTGAACGCacatcatttattttattttttctttgtgttttttttttagcaaaatacaAACCGGGCAACATATGGTCGAATATAGAAAAAAGCTatttaattaaacttttttttctcttaCAGATAACTTGGAGGTTGGCAACAATCGCAAGGCACTACAAGAATCAGAGAAAGTCTTGAAAAAACATCCGAATCAATTATGTGCTAAAGCACTTAAGGGTCTGGCGCTATTACGTCTGGGACGCTATGAGGAAAGCCATGGGTTTCTGCAGGCAGTGGCCAATGAAAAGCCAGTGGATGATGCTACGCTACAAGTCCTATCATTTTGCTATAAAGAATTGGAGCAATGTACGTGGGtaattaattaacaaaaaaaaataacacaaatgTCAGATTGAGCAGAAATCGTTGTGGGTAAATTATATCAAATTTTAGGCGAAATATGCGTTTTTTTTCTCAagttttcattttgttattttacCAGCAGctgttgtctgtctgtctatttgcTTATGTATGGGACAGTAGGATTCTAatgtatatttttcaaataattcatttataattatttattttgaaacatACAATGACAACTAATaataaatttatatacaaagCTTATTTGAAGAATCTAACAATAAGATAAGGAATGATTgcacattttaattaaaataagcaaataaattgaataattaaaaaacgCTCATTTGTCGCttaagaaataaacaaaaatatttttttgataattttaaattataatttataattaatacttaaaattccaatgaaaattaaaactttttcatTTGTGTCCTATTAAAAAACTATAAAGATCATTATTAAAGTCATTAAATAACTATTAAAGCGAtttaaatcatttaaatttttttatttctattttcaatGTCGGCCTTTTTTCCTATTATTTTTTGGCTTTTGTCATCTCATCTTAACATAAGTGATTTTTTTCTACAGGATTATAAATTATATTGTCTATATATCTGTTAGCAACATacataataatttattttgtagcgctatatttgtttgtatgtgcaCATATAAATGTATGTAGCTATACTTTACTAACAAGAAAGAGACATTTTTGCAATTCTTTTGGATTTATTCACACAAAATAGCAATGTTTGGCATATatccaaaatataaaaaaaaacatatgttgGACATTCCCTGGTGGTGGAAATAGTGGTGTCGAGTATACGGTAATTGATCTGTCTATGATATTTTTGGCAGCTAATACTTTAAGAGGCGTTCCTCCAAGGCCTAATTATATCTCCGTATTGCAAAAGGGCATATAGGTTGTCTTAGCAATAAATTATGATTACAaacttttgttttcttatttgcCATTAAGACCAAAAATATCAAACCTAAGTCTTACTGGCCAAAATGACTGCTTGTTTTAAACGatgtggttagcatgtccgcctatgacgctgaacgccagggtttgaAACCtgacgtgaacatcagaaaacattttcagcggtggttatcctcacctaatgctggcgacatttgtgagatacttttgCCATGTAATAACCATTCCCCAAAgaggttgttgtagcagtgtgttctacactgagtcggcagcccttgccgatgaaggacttcaacgggtcaatccggtacgtacaaccggctgccatgggattgccccaaagaggtgtcgcacggctATAAACTCTAtaaatataaaaaggaggccgcttattattgagattaaacttgataTGGACAGCACGCAAATTTGCATGCTTTAAAACctaaaaaattcccaaaaaattatacaatcaaaaaaaaaatttaatgtttggaaCTCGCCTTCTAgctacatttatgaggtatgctaccatgttaaaacttctttaccaagtggtatcgctatgcggtactccgttcggactcggcatacaAAAAGAGACcccttttcatttcattgagcataaaactttaaacctatgacgccgaacgtctgGGATTAAAGCCCGGCGCgaaaatcagaaaattttcctattactaatgctggcctgccatgttaaaacttctctaccaagtggtgtcgctatgcagcacgccgttcgcgCTCGACATACAAAAGGAGTCGCCTTTTCatttaattgagcttaaaacccttaatcgaacttcactctttgatatgagaaaagtataccctgttccttaatggaatgtttattggAAATTCATTATAAGGACGTCATGTTGAATATAAGGATGTCATAAAAAGATCCAAGAGGGATGACCTGACGGTTTGATTAAAGCTTTTaatgaaacattttatttctttttacagGGGAAGGGGAATAGGAGAGGATGGCAGAGGAGAGGTATGGAAAGAAGTAGTGAGGTGAGGAGAGAAGAGGAGATGCGAGGAGAAGTAAAGGGAGTTAAGCCGAGGAAAGGTAAGGGGAGAGGGGGTGAGGAGAGGTAAGGGGAGAGGGGGCGAGGAGAGGTAAGGGGAGGGGAGGATGGGAGAGGTAAAGTGAGCGGAAGTTAGGAGAGGTAAGGGGAGGAGAGGTTAGAATAGGTAAGGGGTGGGTAAGAGAAGGGCGGAAAGGATAGGGAAGAAGAAGGGAGGAAAGGATAGGCGAAGAGAAGGGAGAAAAGGATAGAGGTTGAGAAGGGAGGAAAGGATTGGGGAAGAGAAGGAATAAAAGGATAGGGGAAGAGAAGGAATAAAAGGATAggggagaggagaggagaggagaggagaggagaggagaggagaggagaggagagaagagaagagaagagaagagaagagaagagaagagaagagaagagaagagaagagaagagaagagaagagaagagaagagaagagaagagaagagaagagaagagaagagaagaggagagcactgcggcacgccgattggactcggctataaaaaggaggccccttatcattgagcttaaacttgaatcggacagcattcattgatatgtaagaagtttgcccctgatccttaatggaatattcgagGGTTAATTtgcagagtagctgcaaatgcagtcgcgaacaatcagctcTATCGATGCATGATGCTCCATATGACAAGGctagttattggtgcctttaataCCAAAGATAAGGCATGATATTGCAATCTGCTAGAAGAACACGTACCGAAAGTATGGGAACTACAATATATCgggtttatacccaccaccataacatagcaggtctagacaacattcatgcagacacggtaacaGATGCGGTAAACAGCTACGGGGTGACTGTAGTCCtcggagaacgaccgcctcccattgcaactgaagaaattgacctcccctggtaaaccagagtagttccggCTCAACAACAACATCCATAAGATGGAGGTTATACAAATATAAtctttccatttgcaacaccttgTAATATTAAGCtgagaccctatgaagtatatataaattcttgatcgtgttgaaaattttagtcgcTCCAGCCATATCCGCTCGTCCGTCCAACTGACTGTGGACGTATTCATTCGAGTGGATATATTCATTCGATTGAATGAATATTCATTCATTCGATTGAATgaatattcattcattcattgaatGAATATTCATTCGATTGAATGAatatatccacttgaaattacAGAAACTTTTTAATAATATAGGTAGGTGGGGAATCCAAAATGGCCAAATAGTTTCAGATTCGAATACATCTCCGATGTACAATACACACATTGAATcatgttgtgatttccaatatccatgccaagtatgaactgaattataaactgatatagcccccataaaaaccgatcccagCGTTTGAGATCTTTGGGGCCcgaagaagccacaatttttttcgatttggctgaagtgaaGAACTCACACCGAATCCTGTCCAGAAAGCTTCATTAAACCCGATACCCCGATGTAACTTTTTGAGATTATAGAAACCTCAATCAACACCGGTTTTGGGTATCAACAGGGTTGTGGGTACCTAAAATTTGGCTCGGCCGAAATTAGCctgaatttatttgttttttttttttaatcaaattaaaattttctttaatataagCCCACTGTCAACCAAATAATGAGTGACTGCACAGATAAGAATTATGCTGTACCCATTAAAATTACATTGTTGTAATTTGCCCACAATATTCTGCATTTAACATTAAGTTCTTAAAGAGTAAGGACAGAATTTTTAGCCCttgattaaaataaattttctcacaatgtgttttgttttattataatttttagtgGATAAAATTGTGGATATTTACAATTATGCAGTTAAACAGTCACCTAATAATGAAGAATTACTGGCTCATCTTTTTATATCACATGTACGCATGGAGGATTTCAAATCACAGCAATCGGTGGCCCTGCAAATGTACAAAGCACAGCCTAAAAATGCCTATTATTTTTGGGCTGTAATGAGTGTGGTACTACAGGTtggtaaaatttataaatatattaaatatcGCAATGCAAATATatttctttgtgtttttttttagggaGTACGTGGTCCCGAAAAAGCTAATCCTGCCAAACGGAAAATCTACTTGTCTCTGGCCCAACGCATGGTTGACAAGATGATTCAAGAAAATAAATTAGAATCTGAGCAAGAAGCATTtttatatttgcatatattGCAGTTGCAAGGCATGGAAAAAGAAGCTTTAGATTTTCTAAATGGACCAGTGTGTGAAAAAGTCTATCCAGGAGCACCTATTTATCTGAAAATAAATCTCATGAAATCTCTAAAGATGTGGTCAGAGTGTAATGTACTGCTGAAGAATTTGCTCAAGGAGGAGTAAGTAGagcaaataattttattttctaaagaataaatttcatcaaaattaatttcttatggaatagaagaaaaaaaattctacatACCGACTTAATTCTTGCAAAGCTTGCTACATAAAAGTTTAAATGCATACTTTACTCAATATTCTACTCAGTAAGAGAAACCTCAAGTGATTTCAAACCTTGAATGTATAaagtttggaaaaaaaacaggcaaaccaattttttgggtttcgggatttgtttttttttttaatttaaatggatttttttattattttgcagTCACGACCGTTGGGATTACTATAAGGATTATATAACGACATGTTTTGAATTGGATGCTTTGCATAAATCAGAAAACAACATAGAGAAAACAGACGAGGAAAAAGATAACGTACAATCTAATTGTAATACCATAGAAGAATGTAGGGATTTCCTAACAGAGGTAAGTCTTGAACACGGTTTTGAGTATAAAATATAAACAATAACtttgcttttactttttttttagttaatcGAATCTTCGGAGAAAAAAGTCagaggaccatatttggcacgtttgGAATTGCATCAACGTATGCGTCAACACAATATAGATGCTAAAGCATCTATGGGAGAGTTTAGTGATTTGGTGATAGCCTATTTTCGTTTATTTGGTGACAAACCCTGCTGCACGCATGATATTTCATTATTTCTACCCGCTATCAGTATCGAAGAGAGGAAGGAATTGGCTAATAAGCTTGTAACAGAAACTGGAATAACATCGGCAAATTTACCAAAGGATGTAAGTCATTTAACAGTTCACTGCTACAATCGAATATCAAGTATCCCCTGGTAAAGCCAGACGGCACGCTAACTAATTTGTTTGGTGTTAACAAATTGAGTACGTGCAACCGATGTCTGCACCATGACATTGAAAAGTGCTTTACcatttagaagtgaaaattcgaAGGGAGGTTATCTTTATCGCatctttcaaagaaaaaaaaattaatttataaccaCTCAGGATAGCTTCAGCGGTTTAAGCGCTTGGAGGTCTGAGTCTGTTCGACAGGCGATAAGACTGAAAGGCTTCTAACAATGTCATCTAGTTCGAATCTTAAggaccacaaaaaaaaagaaccttgTTCTaaagtttattgagaggctcgGTGCAACAAATTCTTTGGCAAAAACATGGACCCTCAAAAGAGGTGAACATACAAATAAAAGGAGCCTTCATCTaaagtttattgagaggctcgATGCAAAGACTATCACCATTAAGAAGAGATTGTTTTaaataagttgttgttgttgttgtagccgcatTGACGTGTGGAGATAGCGACCCTCGCCAAGCTCTGTAGGTGAAAAAGCCCGTTCCAATACTAGTTTTGTCATgacgagtatcacaggcaccCAGTATTTGGCAAGAGCTGTTGCCTCACGTTCTCTTACTGTGACTctacactcgataccgctgattgtccgcgacgactgcaattgcagcagTCAGCAAACTGTGGCCGGTAGCTCTCAACTGAGCGTCTCTTGaagacgatgaacaccacaccgaGTTTGACCCATAAACGGACTCGGGGGACTGGACTGGACTTCCTCCAGATTGTGATATGcgatgtccgtgaagataaattcgaatataacttagccaagacacaaatcTGACATTTTAACATAGCTATGTTAGGTGataacagagcactgttaactaatttttcatttatattgggttgcccaaaaagtaattgcggattttttaaaagaaagtaaatgcatttttagtaaaacttagaatgaactttaatcaaatattctttttttacactttttttctaaagcaagctaaaagtaacagctgataactgacagaagaaagaatgcaattacagagtcacaagctgtgaaaaaatttgtcaacgccgactatatgaaaaatccgcaattactttttggacaacccaatattttaaataaaaaaataatttgtagcAATTTCTCTcctaatattttctaaaatcacttgctaaagaatttatctaaaactataaaatgcttaaaaataaccaaaccctcaaacctctatatcaaaaatataatGACCCATTTTTAAAACGGCATTGCAGTGAACTcatcatagataggtgatacaaacttataccagaattagctcctaccaagagcttttagaatcaTAAGACATGGGGACTTCaaattatatttcagatcggagaaattTCGTCCCAAAAGTTATATCTGAATTTAACATAAtagcccactgtgctggactggtcatagataggtgatgcAAAccaataccagaattagcccctaccaagagctgtTAGAATCAGAAATAcccatattcaaattaaaaAGATCGGGATAAAAAGATCGAGCAAAGTTTTAATATTTCGACATTTGAGAAATTGCAAGGCTCaaataaggaaaattttttaatttatttatttctcaaAAGTAATACATAACCCTCCTTggccaaaaaataataataaacacaGGTTGCCTCAAAGACCTCAACAAGTCCAAGGGAGTTGTGTCCTATGGATTAAAAAAGGTGAAGCTAAAGAGATATAGATGCCCGGGGCTGGGCATTTAGGAGACGGCTCAGCAATTATAGCTAAAAACTTGTCTGAGGATCTATAGCCATATCGCCAAAGTCTGCTGGATTGGTCTAGACGGGAAATCCTCCTACTTCGACAGACGCAGCCGGGGAAGCATCTGAGGAGGAATCGGTCACACCGCAAATGTCCAACGCTATAAGGAAGAGTacttctacagataaatctccaccagtGCAAATCTGAGGGTCTTTCTGATGGCAAAAGGATTTGATGTTGTTTTTGTCCAGGAACCATGAGTAAATGAAGGCGTGTTTTACCAATAGCACTCTTGATAGTATTCAAAATTGATTTGAAGCTCAATTTTCTGTAAAGCAAAGCACCCTGTAATTTTAcgatttcagtaaatggaaaagTCTTTCCTACCAATAAGACATGTCCAACCATCAGTATCTTATATCTTCCGTTAAATAGAACAATATCCGTCTTAGACGGATTAATCCCTATACCACTTTCGACAGCTCATTTCACCGTCGTACGAAGAGCTTCATGAAGTATGTCTCTAAGGTTGTCGTGAAAATTTTCCCGTTCAAAGTTTTCTTCGCTTACGTGTAGAAAGAAGCGTCAGATCTGAATCAACACAAAAGCCGGTAAACTACAGACATCGGCGTACTGCAATCGATTTACTATCTCATAGACccgataatatttttatacaatgTCAAAGCTACAAATACACACTTTCCTATGAACATCTTCAATAAGTAACAGTGGATACTTCTCCCATTACAAAGAGTGCACCCAGGCATTCggtgtcatatgcggacatgctaaactctgcgccacggtggcctgtAAAATCTATACATGGGTACCTGGAGTCTGCATCAAAGAATTCATAGTATGGCTAGGGCGTCGTAGTGTTTACTGAGGCCCCTGAAAATATCTTTTGTATGCTCTGACCAAGATTAgatatttcaatatttgttttttataaaattttaataaaaattctatTAGATAcatgttttattttcttcttcttttagaAAGAACAAATGCAGAAACATATTTGCGCCTTGCAAGTATCACGAATTTGTGGCGTACATTTGGATACAGACATTGAACACCGTTTAGCCTTTTATACCTCGCTAAAATTGCGTTATGAGCATGGCTTGAGTAATTTTGGCAAAGATTTACTTCCCACTGATATGGGACCTTCGGATCCCTATGCGTTACTGGCAGGTTAGTAGTGTCCAAGAGTTAATATGTAGAGCCCAGCACCAATCAAAATTAATTTGtctactttctttttttttagctaACGTCATGTATGACATAAGTCAAGAGGAACAAAAATCCGATCGCATATTTGAGGCTCTTTGTTTGCTGCAATATGTCCTGCGTAACAGCACCAGCAATTttcatgtaaaacttttaaGTTTGAAAATCTTTCACATGCTGGGCTGTCTATTGGGGGCCCAAGAGATGTATGAATATTTGGAAATTAAACAAATCCAACTGGATTCCATGGGCTATGTGCATTGTAATCCTATGATTTTGGCCGGCCGTTTTTCTATGGCCCGCTCCGTTTATGATACAACTTTGAAATTCTTTACAAACAGCTACAAGGAGCGGCTGGAGTACATAGCATACGCCTATCGTTTCTGCACTTTTTCGAAACTAGAAGAATTTATGAACTTTAAGGAACGTCTTACGAATAGTTTGCATTATGTGGCCATTTCCGTAGAGGCTCAATTAAGTGATTTGGCTATATTGTATGGCAACGTGCAACAGAATTTAAACACTTACATGATTATGTCCATTGATCCTGTTGAAGATCGCATTTCATGGAATGAATTAAGAGATAATCGTGATCTTACTGCCATGATACGTTGGGATCCCGTACATTTAGTCGACACCGATCGCGAACGCAGCCAATCATTCAAACAGGAAGTGGAAATACTTTCGATAAGATCCCTAATGTTGCGTATGGTTGCTTCATACGTGGATTTATTCCATCCCAATTTAAGTGTCAAATATTGTAGAGCAGCCGCTGCTGCTGGTCCTAATCTACAG
This Stomoxys calcitrans chromosome 2, idStoCalc2.1, whole genome shotgun sequence DNA region includes the following protein-coding sequences:
- the LOC106088661 gene encoding phagocyte signaling-impaired protein, with translation MAQHVQDPAVSERRLRPIYDNLEVGNNRKALQESEKVLKKHPNQLCAKALKGLALLRLGRYEESHGFLQAVANEKPVDDATLQVLSFCYKELEQLDKIVDIYNYAVKQSPNNEELLAHLFISHVRMEDFKSQQSVALQMYKAQPKNAYYFWAVMSVVLQGVRGPEKANPAKRKIYLSLAQRMVDKMIQENKLESEQEAFLYLHILQLQGMEKEALDFLNGPVCEKVYPGAPIYLKINLMKSLKMWSECNVLLKNLLKEDHDRWDYYKDYITTCFELDALHKSENNIEKTDEEKDNVQSNCNTIEECRDFLTELIESSEKKVRGPYLARLELHQRMRQHNIDAKASMGEFSDLVIAYFRLFGDKPCCTHDISLFLPAISIEERKELANKLVTETGITSANLPKDKEQMQKHICALQVSRICGVHLDTDIEHRLAFYTSLKLRYEHGLSNFGKDLLPTDMGPSDPYALLAANVMYDISQEEQKSDRIFEALCLLQYVLRNSTSNFHVKLLSLKIFHMLGCLLGAQEMYEYLEIKQIQLDSMGYVHCNPMILAGRFSMARSVYDTTLKFFTNSYKERLEYIAYAYRFCTFSKLEEFMNFKERLTNSLHYVAISVEAQLSDLAILYGNVQQNLNTYMIMSIDPVEDRISWNELRDNRDLTAMIRWDPVHLVDTDRERSQSFKQEVEILSIRSLMLRMVASYVDLFHPNLSVKYCRAAAAAGPNLQELKDALPGAKETVIIESLRDSWLVLFKRLRAAEDLKPLPNRFLVDLLPTRLHLLLEMPYEKFFSDLSELVMEMYVGNNNLPLQCKVVTDNVTQVVNLIDATIKESNEATTDGLWRRREWQSKVGAGLEIISLYAFILQAIYEKLQASTKTKQKRKSHADGGEQVMHEKERCQLTVEMMRQLKLEFQRCDKCLLSWNTPALPKNLNSFMADMSLKPEVEATLIGDVASTVKESHDFMITELRNLLKDKIRMVTK